Proteins encoded within one genomic window of Propionispora hippei DSM 15287:
- a CDS encoding aldo/keto reductase encodes MQYRILGKTGLTVSEVGFGGIPILRLPASEAVKILQYSLERGITFYDTANAYKDSEDKIGQAFSHCRTKVIIATKTGRRDAAGATAHLENSLRMFRSDYIDLYQLHQVSQEKDWQAITAPGGALEAVVKAREQGKIRHLGITSHNLAMAIKLVKTGLFETIQFPFNFIEQEPKEELHKIAKEMNLGNIVMKPFAGGALDNAALAFKFLRQYPEAIPIPGFDSVASIDEILAIYEEPNQVKQEDLAAMEECRRELGQRFCRRCEYCQPCPHGVMITPAMGYPIVAKRMSPQVSIEFSKAAMESVTNCVECGACLPRCPYELSIPQIIRKNYEMFVEHRRLAGQN; translated from the coding sequence TTGCAATACCGGATATTAGGGAAAACGGGTCTTACTGTTTCCGAAGTGGGCTTTGGCGGCATACCCATTCTACGCCTGCCGGCTTCCGAAGCGGTCAAGATACTGCAGTATTCTCTGGAACGGGGCATTACCTTTTATGATACGGCCAATGCCTATAAAGACAGCGAGGACAAAATCGGCCAGGCATTTAGCCATTGCCGGACCAAGGTTATTATCGCCACGAAAACGGGCCGGCGGGATGCCGCCGGGGCGACGGCACACCTGGAAAACAGCTTGCGTATGTTCCGGTCGGACTACATTGATTTGTACCAATTGCACCAGGTGTCGCAGGAAAAGGACTGGCAGGCTATTACGGCGCCGGGAGGTGCCTTGGAAGCTGTTGTGAAAGCCCGGGAACAGGGGAAAATCAGGCACCTCGGGATTACGTCCCATAATCTGGCGATGGCCATCAAATTAGTGAAAACAGGTTTGTTTGAGACCATCCAATTTCCGTTTAATTTTATTGAACAGGAGCCGAAGGAAGAACTGCACAAAATCGCCAAAGAAATGAATCTCGGCAATATCGTGATGAAGCCCTTTGCCGGCGGGGCGCTGGATAATGCAGCGCTGGCGTTTAAGTTTCTGCGCCAGTATCCCGAAGCTATTCCTATTCCCGGTTTTGATTCGGTTGCGTCGATTGATGAAATACTGGCTATCTATGAAGAGCCCAATCAGGTTAAGCAGGAGGATCTGGCGGCCATGGAAGAGTGCCGCCGCGAGCTGGGACAGCGGTTTTGCCGCCGCTGTGAATATTGTCAGCCCTGTCCACACGGGGTTATGATTACACCGGCCATGGGCTATCCCATTGTGGCTAAGCGGATGTCGCCGCAAGTTTCCATTGAGTTTTCCAAGGCGGCCATGGAGAGTGTGACGAACTGTGTGGAATGTGGCGCCTGCCTGCCGCGATGTCCTTACGAACTTTCCATTCCGCAAATTATCAGGAAGAACTATGAAATGTTTGTAGAGCACCGCCGGCTAGCCGGACAAAATTGA
- a CDS encoding ribonuclease J: MSSDEKLLIIPIGGLGEIGKNMTAFCYGDDIVVLDSGMAFPEEDMLGIDLVIPDMTYLLDNKDKIRAVVLTHGHEDHIGSLFYLLKHVDVPVYGSRLTLGLVEGRLREYSVQANSLMPVAPGDMIRAGQFEIGFIQVNHSIADALGIYFKTPIGTVVHTGDFKIDQTPVDGKIIDIHKFAELGDQGVLVLLSDSTNAERPGFTKSERTVTEALNEHFRMAKGRIIMTTFASNVLRLQQAISSAYEFGRKVALLGRSMVTVITKAAELGYMTIPDGVLIGVEEINRYPDNQILILTTGSQGEPMAALSRLAFQNHRSMEVHRGDTVLIAATPIPGNERSVGRTIDALMRLGVDVVYERSSGIHVSGHGSQEELKLILNLVRPKFFIPVHGEYRMLKFHGKLANEVGIPKENVFIGENGQVLEFTRETGRVSGKVTAGKIFVDGLGIGDVGNIVMRDRRQLSQDGVLIVVVTLDKQNGLVLDGPDIVSRGFVYVRDADNLINEARRVVKEVLERYQNAPVTEWMPMKSDMRDSLTKYLFTKTGRKPMILPIIMEV, from the coding sequence TTGAGTAGTGATGAAAAATTATTAATTATCCCGATCGGGGGCCTTGGCGAAATTGGCAAGAATATGACGGCCTTTTGCTATGGCGACGACATTGTCGTACTGGATTCGGGTATGGCTTTTCCGGAGGAGGACATGCTGGGCATTGACCTTGTCATTCCGGACATGACCTATTTACTGGATAATAAAGATAAAATCCGGGCCGTGGTGTTGACCCACGGCCATGAGGACCATATCGGTTCGCTGTTTTATCTGTTGAAGCATGTAGACGTGCCGGTGTACGGCTCCCGTCTGACCTTGGGTTTAGTGGAGGGCCGGCTGCGGGAGTATAGCGTACAGGCCAACAGCCTGATGCCGGTGGCGCCGGGCGACATGATCCGGGCCGGACAGTTTGAGATCGGTTTTATCCAGGTCAACCATTCGATTGCCGATGCGCTGGGGATTTACTTTAAGACGCCCATCGGTACAGTGGTGCATACCGGCGACTTTAAGATTGATCAGACGCCGGTCGACGGCAAGATTATTGATATTCACAAATTTGCCGAATTAGGCGACCAGGGCGTGCTGGTGCTTCTGTCGGACAGCACTAACGCGGAACGGCCCGGTTTTACCAAGTCGGAACGGACGGTAACCGAGGCGCTGAACGAACATTTCCGGATGGCCAAGGGCCGGATCATTATGACCACCTTTGCGTCTAACGTGTTGCGTCTGCAGCAGGCGATCAGTTCGGCCTACGAGTTCGGGCGCAAAGTGGCCTTGCTGGGGCGCAGTATGGTGACGGTTATCACCAAGGCCGCTGAACTGGGGTATATGACTATTCCCGATGGAGTACTAATCGGGGTGGAGGAAATCAACCGTTATCCGGATAATCAGATCCTGATTCTGACGACAGGCAGCCAGGGGGAACCGATGGCGGCATTAAGCCGGCTGGCGTTCCAGAATCACCGCAGTATGGAAGTTCACCGCGGCGACACCGTACTGATTGCCGCTACGCCCATCCCGGGCAACGAGCGGTCAGTAGGCCGGACGATTGACGCGCTGATGCGACTGGGAGTAGACGTAGTCTACGAGCGTTCTTCGGGTATTCACGTATCCGGCCACGGCAGTCAGGAAGAGTTAAAACTCATCTTGAATCTGGTTCGTCCGAAATTCTTTATTCCGGTCCATGGCGAATACCGGATGCTCAAGTTTCATGGCAAGCTGGCCAATGAAGTGGGCATTCCGAAAGAGAATGTTTTTATTGGCGAAAACGGACAGGTCCTGGAATTTACGAGGGAAACAGGCCGGGTGTCCGGCAAGGTTACGGCCGGCAAGATTTTTGTCGATGGGCTGGGGATTGGCGATGTGGGCAACATTGTCATGCGGGACCGGCGGCAGTTATCGCAGGACGGCGTGCTGATCGTAGTGGTTACGCTGGACAAGCAGAACGGTCTGGTCCTGGATGGACCGGATATCGTCTCCCGTGGCTTTGTGTATGTCCGCGATGCGGACAACCTGATCAACGAAGCGCGGCGGGTGGTTAAGGAGGTGCTGGAGCGTTATCAAAATGCACCGGTTACCGAATGGATGCCGATGAAGTCGGACATGCGGGATTCGCTGACAAAATATTTATTTACCAAGACCGGACGAAAGCCGATGATCCTGCCGATCATTATGGAAGTTTAG
- a CDS encoding 3'-5' exoribonuclease YhaM family protein, with protein MENKKICDMKPGDSVQTFFLIKAVDCKTSNNNKRYLDITLSDQTGEMNAKLWDCSPADEAQYVARSLIKVKGAVFEWQGKLQLKIEKLRLAGAEDGLVIANFVPVAPRDAEAMYAELLQFVRKIEHADLNAIVSFIIDDCKKKLLIYPAAKSNHHAVRSGLLYHILTMLQLGEQTCRIYPLLNKDLLFAGIILHDIAKLDEMDAGEWGIVSEYTAEGELLGHIVQGIKLIDRVARKVGAGEEASLLLQHMILSHHYEPEFGSPKRPMIPEAEMLHHLDLIDARMYDMQKVLGSTPPGRFSEKVWLLQNRKLYKAAAGKPEEPV; from the coding sequence ATGGAAAATAAGAAAATTTGTGATATGAAGCCTGGCGACAGTGTACAGACCTTTTTTCTAATTAAAGCGGTTGATTGCAAAACCTCGAATAATAATAAACGCTATTTAGATATTACCCTGTCTGACCAGACGGGAGAAATGAATGCCAAGCTATGGGATTGCAGTCCGGCAGACGAAGCGCAGTACGTGGCTCGCTCCTTGATTAAGGTAAAAGGCGCCGTATTTGAATGGCAGGGCAAATTGCAGCTCAAGATAGAGAAACTCCGGCTGGCCGGGGCGGAAGACGGGCTGGTGATTGCCAATTTTGTGCCGGTGGCACCCCGCGATGCCGAAGCGATGTATGCCGAACTGCTGCAGTTTGTCAGAAAGATTGAACATGCCGATCTGAACGCCATTGTCAGTTTTATCATCGACGATTGTAAGAAGAAACTGCTGATTTACCCGGCGGCCAAGAGCAATCATCATGCCGTGCGGTCCGGTCTTTTGTATCACATTCTTACCATGCTGCAGCTTGGCGAACAAACATGCCGGATTTATCCGTTGTTGAATAAGGATTTGCTGTTTGCCGGTATCATTTTGCATGATATTGCCAAGCTGGATGAAATGGATGCAGGAGAATGGGGTATTGTTTCCGAGTATACCGCCGAGGGGGAATTGCTGGGCCATATTGTCCAGGGGATCAAGCTGATTGACCGGGTAGCCCGGAAGGTCGGTGCCGGCGAGGAGGCTTCCCTGCTGCTGCAGCACATGATTCTTTCCCATCATTATGAGCCGGAGTTCGGCAGTCCCAAACGCCCGATGATTCCGGAGGCGGAAATGCTGCACCATCTTGATTTGATTGATGCCCGGATGTACGATATGCAAAAGGTACTGGGAAGTACCCCGCCCGGCCGGTTCTCGGAAAAGGTGTGGCTGTTGCAAAACCGGAAGCTCTATAAAGCGGCGGCCGGCAAGCCGGAGGAACCGGTATAA
- a CDS encoding DUF4127 family protein: MKRGAGRWMSRLLLCWSFVLLCFAGGAVGRGEAKSIVYIPADDRPVSLGYVVDTLQASGCQLIVPPAELLAGRGRAGKPEALWQWLAEQAPAADAFVLSGDTLIYGGLVDSRTHELPGFILEGRLQRFAGLRLMNARAPVYVFATLMRSPKMSIGGMEPVYYEKYGGALFQLTALQDEAELRGLSEEEQSKLQGLEASLPQEYLSDWLERRAKNYQINTGLLALLKQKQLDYLLLGRDDTSPFSRSHQEFRSLQPLVRDLPAGTFASFPGADQLGMVLLTRASNRLAGKRPSVYVRYAAGAGPDTLASYEDQPLGLTVVDHIKAAGGQVAATAQQADLVLYLNTPLNGKTEEADVFTNLPVREERTEKLAQQMAEDIRAGRLVAMADVAYANGADNSLLQAMFKQGLLDKLAAYSGWNTASNTLGYALGQGLLARNMDDKERKRLLAVRYLEDWAYQANIRPEVCWEVVYLNQGRTEYLSWLNPEATARTNEKLQRFARRFLWIDPAAIRVAYPWDRMFDLAVAVAP, from the coding sequence ATGAAACGTGGGGCTGGCCGATGGATGAGCAGGCTATTGCTTTGCTGGAGTTTTGTCCTGTTGTGTTTCGCCGGCGGGGCTGTCGGCCGCGGCGAGGCTAAAAGCATTGTATATATACCGGCCGACGACCGGCCGGTATCGCTGGGCTATGTGGTTGATACGCTGCAGGCTTCAGGCTGTCAGTTGATTGTGCCGCCTGCCGAATTGCTGGCCGGACGGGGCCGCGCCGGCAAGCCGGAGGCTTTGTGGCAGTGGCTGGCGGAGCAGGCGCCGGCTGCCGATGCATTTGTTTTATCCGGCGATACTTTGATTTATGGCGGCCTGGTCGATTCCCGCACCCATGAATTGCCCGGCTTTATACTGGAAGGACGGCTGCAGCGGTTCGCCGGGCTGCGCCTCATGAATGCCCGGGCGCCTGTCTATGTTTTCGCCACACTGATGCGGTCGCCGAAAATGAGTATCGGCGGCATGGAGCCGGTCTATTACGAAAAATACGGCGGTGCTTTGTTCCAGCTTACGGCTTTGCAGGATGAGGCTGAGCTGCGGGGGTTGTCGGAGGAAGAGCAAAGCAAGCTGCAAGGCCTGGAGGCGTCTCTTCCGCAGGAATATCTGAGTGACTGGCTGGAGCGGCGGGCTAAGAACTATCAAATCAATACCGGGCTGCTGGCTCTGCTAAAACAAAAACAATTGGATTACCTCTTGCTGGGACGGGACGATACCTCGCCCTTTTCCCGTTCTCATCAGGAGTTTCGGTCGTTACAGCCTTTGGTGAGGGATTTGCCGGCCGGCACTTTCGCTTCTTTCCCCGGTGCCGACCAGCTAGGCATGGTGCTGCTGACGCGAGCTTCTAACCGCCTGGCCGGCAAGCGGCCGTCCGTATATGTCCGTTATGCCGCCGGGGCCGGGCCGGATACGTTGGCCAGCTATGAGGACCAGCCTTTGGGGCTTACGGTGGTTGATCACATTAAGGCGGCCGGTGGTCAGGTGGCTGCCACAGCGCAGCAAGCCGACCTGGTTCTCTACTTGAATACGCCGCTTAACGGCAAGACTGAGGAAGCCGATGTATTTACCAACCTGCCGGTCAGGGAAGAGCGAACGGAGAAGCTGGCGCAGCAAATGGCCGAGGATATCCGGGCTGGCCGGTTGGTGGCCATGGCCGACGTGGCCTACGCCAACGGTGCCGATAATTCACTGCTGCAGGCCATGTTCAAACAGGGCTTGCTGGATAAGCTGGCTGCTTATTCGGGCTGGAACACGGCCAGCAATACCCTGGGTTATGCACTGGGACAGGGCTTGCTGGCCCGTAATATGGATGATAAGGAACGGAAACGGCTTCTTGCCGTCCGCTATTTGGAGGACTGGGCTTATCAGGCTAATATTCGCCCGGAGGTTTGCTGGGAAGTGGTGTATCTTAACCAGGGCAGAACGGAATATCTAAGCTGGCTTAATCCTGAGGCCACCGCCCGGACCAACGAGAAGCTGCAGCGGTTTGCCCGGCGGTTTCTTTGGATTGACCCTGCCGCCATCCGCGTTGCGTATCCTTGGGATCGCATGTTTGACCTGGCAGTGGCTGTGGCTCCCTGA
- a CDS encoding N-acyl-D-amino-acid deacylase family protein, with the protein MRILIKNGRLADGSGRSLFPADVVIEGERLACIGPVGREGDFDRVIEAEGLVVAPGFIDTHSHSDLAVLLNPVLEPKLCQGITTEVLGQDGISLAPLPVEYVSPWRKNLAGLDGDSDRIDWTYKTTGGYLQLLEQNGVGLNEAYLVPHGNVRMEAMGLDNRPPTALELERMQDIVRRELEAGAFGLSSGLIYMPCAYAGRQELVSLCQVVAGYDGVFVVHQRSEADTVLESMEEILDIGRQSGVKVHFSHFKICGVKNWRYLEPMLNLLDKAAREGIRVSFDQYPYAAGSTMLGVILPPWAHDGGTDKLLGRLQDREARRRMIRDIEQGLPGWDNFWDFAGPDQIYVTSVKTAANRDLVGKNLVEIAGLRGKNVYDAAFDLLNEEGNAVGMVDFYGKEDQVIRILQRPEQNVCTDGLLGGKPHPRVYGSFPKVLGQYVREEQVLTLEAAVRKMTGKPAEAFGLRERGLLKPGYFADVVIFNPGTVRDRGTYIEPAQYPAGIEYVFVNGGLALDNGRPTGKLSGKVLRK; encoded by the coding sequence ATGAGGATATTGATTAAGAACGGCCGCCTGGCGGATGGCAGCGGACGATCGCTTTTCCCGGCCGACGTGGTGATTGAAGGCGAGCGGCTGGCTTGTATTGGTCCGGTTGGCAGGGAGGGTGACTTTGACCGGGTGATCGAAGCCGAAGGACTGGTGGTGGCACCGGGCTTTATTGATACGCATAGCCACTCCGATCTGGCAGTGCTGCTCAATCCCGTGCTAGAACCCAAGCTGTGTCAGGGAATTACGACGGAGGTGCTGGGGCAGGACGGTATTTCACTGGCGCCGTTGCCGGTGGAATATGTGTCGCCCTGGCGAAAAAACCTGGCCGGGCTGGACGGCGACAGCGACCGGATAGACTGGACTTATAAAACCACTGGCGGCTATCTGCAACTGCTGGAACAGAATGGTGTCGGGCTTAATGAGGCCTATCTGGTACCTCACGGCAATGTACGGATGGAAGCTATGGGGCTGGATAACCGTCCGCCGACGGCGCTGGAACTGGAACGAATGCAGGACATTGTCCGGCGGGAACTGGAGGCCGGCGCGTTTGGCTTGTCTAGTGGCTTGATTTATATGCCTTGTGCCTACGCCGGCCGACAAGAGCTGGTATCGCTATGCCAGGTGGTTGCCGGCTATGACGGGGTATTTGTCGTGCACCAGCGCAGCGAAGCGGACACCGTACTGGAATCGATGGAGGAAATTCTGGATATAGGCCGGCAGTCGGGTGTCAAGGTACATTTTTCTCATTTTAAGATTTGCGGTGTTAAAAACTGGCGTTATCTGGAGCCCATGCTAAACTTACTGGATAAAGCCGCCCGGGAGGGGATAAGGGTCTCTTTTGATCAATATCCTTACGCTGCCGGCAGCACCATGCTGGGGGTTATCCTGCCACCCTGGGCTCATGACGGCGGCACCGACAAACTGCTCGGACGTCTGCAGGACCGGGAGGCGCGGCGGCGCATGATTCGCGATATCGAGCAAGGCCTGCCGGGCTGGGATAACTTCTGGGATTTTGCCGGACCGGATCAAATTTATGTTACCAGTGTGAAGACAGCTGCTAACCGCGATCTGGTTGGTAAGAACCTGGTGGAGATCGCCGGTCTGCGCGGCAAAAATGTGTATGACGCGGCTTTTGATCTGTTGAACGAAGAGGGCAATGCCGTCGGCATGGTGGATTTTTATGGCAAGGAAGACCAGGTGATTCGCATTCTGCAGCGACCCGAGCAAAATGTCTGCACCGACGGACTGTTGGGCGGCAAGCCCCATCCACGGGTATACGGTTCTTTCCCCAAGGTGCTTGGCCAGTATGTGCGGGAAGAGCAGGTGCTTACTTTAGAAGCGGCTGTTCGCAAAATGACCGGTAAACCGGCTGAAGCCTTCGGACTGCGGGAACGGGGACTGCTAAAGCCGGGCTATTTTGCCGATGTGGTTATTTTTAATCCCGGTACTGTCCGGGACAGAGGGACTTATATTGAACCCGCTCAATATCCTGCAGGGATAGAATATGTATTTGTTAACGGTGGCTTAGCCTTGGATAATGGCCGGCCAACCGGGAAGCTTAGCGGTAAGGTGTTGAGAAAATAG
- a CDS encoding YgeY family selenium metabolism-linked hydrolase, with protein MLNQQREQEMIELCRELVQCRSYSGEEGDAADRLQQAFVSLGYDAFWRDRYGNMIGCIRGNRPGKRLLFDGHLDTVPVVDAAQWRHAPFGAEVEAGRIYGRGTSDMKGAVSAMTAAAAYFATDSRRNFPGEIYVAGVVHEECFEGVSAREISRRIQPDYVVIGEASELNLKRGQRGRAEIVVETYGRPAHSANPQWGVNAVYLMAEVVRRIRQLTPPAHNIMGAGIMELTDIKSSPYPGASVVPDYCRATYDRRLLVGETPASVLKPLQELLAAMERENPECRASVGFAAGKERCYTGAEIEGDRFFPGWLYEKEEPFIAAAWEGLLRAGLTPELTQYSFCTNGSHYAGEAGIPTIGFGPSRENLAHTIDEYIEIDQLLQAAAAYYGILAAVLR; from the coding sequence ATGCTAAATCAGCAACGGGAGCAGGAGATGATTGAACTCTGCCGGGAACTGGTGCAATGCCGAAGTTATTCCGGTGAGGAAGGAGACGCGGCTGACCGGTTGCAGCAGGCCTTTGTCAGTTTGGGCTACGATGCTTTTTGGCGTGACCGGTATGGCAATATGATTGGTTGCATTAGAGGAAACCGGCCAGGAAAAAGGCTGTTATTTGACGGACATTTGGATACTGTGCCGGTGGTGGATGCCGCTCAATGGCGCCATGCGCCGTTCGGGGCCGAAGTGGAAGCGGGGCGAATCTATGGCCGGGGCACTTCCGATATGAAGGGCGCCGTCAGTGCCATGACGGCGGCGGCCGCTTATTTTGCAACTGACAGCCGCCGTAACTTTCCCGGTGAAATCTACGTGGCCGGTGTTGTACACGAAGAGTGCTTCGAGGGGGTGTCCGCCAGGGAAATCAGCCGGCGAATTCAACCCGACTATGTGGTTATTGGTGAAGCATCGGAGCTTAACCTAAAACGGGGACAGCGGGGGAGGGCGGAGATTGTGGTGGAAACCTATGGGAGGCCTGCCCACTCGGCCAATCCGCAGTGGGGAGTCAACGCTGTCTACCTTATGGCTGAAGTGGTGCGGCGCATCCGTCAATTAACGCCGCCGGCCCATAACATAATGGGAGCCGGCATTATGGAACTGACCGACATCAAATCCTCGCCTTATCCCGGTGCTTCGGTGGTGCCTGATTATTGCCGGGCAACCTATGACCGCCGTCTGCTGGTCGGGGAAACGCCGGCCTCGGTATTGAAGCCGCTGCAGGAGCTGCTGGCGGCAATGGAGCGGGAAAATCCGGAGTGTAGGGCATCCGTTGGCTTTGCTGCCGGCAAGGAGCGTTGCTATACCGGGGCAGAAATTGAAGGGGATCGGTTTTTCCCCGGCTGGCTGTACGAAAAGGAGGAGCCTTTTATTGCGGCGGCCTGGGAGGGCCTGCTCCGGGCCGGCCTGACGCCGGAACTGACACAATACTCCTTCTGCACGAACGGCAGTCATTACGCCGGGGAGGCCGGCATCCCCACGATTGGGTTCGGACCTTCCCGGGAAAATCTGGCTCATACGATTGACGAATATATTGAAATTGACCAGCTGCTGCAGGCGGCTGCTGCTTATTACGGCATTCTGGCCGCGGTATTGAGGTGA
- the dpaL gene encoding diaminopropionate ammonia-lyase, with protein MNQVAWLKSALKRQHGTDVAFLGPAALAEVAQFHSSFSQYQVTPLRSLQGLADKLGVGGIYVKDESYRFGLNAFKVMGASYAIGKYLAGRLGKDLGTLPFTVLSSAAVRAALGEITFVTATDGNHGRGVAWTARVLGQKAVVYMPKGSSLTRLQHIQSEGAEASITELNYDEAVDMAAEQAGHKGWVVVQDTAWEGYETIPVWIMQGYAHIAAEILDQFRQMGPEKPTHVFLQAGVGSFAAAIAGHFIAAFGAERPVMVLVEPNQADCFYRSVLAADGRKRSVSGDMATIMAGLACGKPNPLSWSILRDYGDMFFSCPDWLTAKGMRVLGNPVGQDERVIAGESGAVGAGLLAALLERKELWEARMALGLDQHSRVLLISTEGDTDPASYRKIVWDGAYPSWQEGEKTC; from the coding sequence ATGAATCAGGTAGCTTGGCTAAAGAGTGCCCTGAAAAGACAGCATGGCACCGATGTAGCCTTCCTTGGCCCGGCGGCGCTGGCTGAGGTGGCGCAGTTTCACAGCAGCTTTTCCCAGTATCAGGTCACACCGCTCCGCTCTTTACAGGGGTTGGCGGATAAGCTGGGGGTGGGCGGCATCTATGTCAAAGATGAGTCTTACCGGTTTGGACTGAATGCCTTTAAGGTTATGGGGGCATCGTATGCTATTGGCAAATATCTGGCCGGCCGGCTGGGCAAAGACCTGGGAACGCTGCCGTTTACCGTTCTGTCTTCGGCGGCCGTCCGGGCAGCGCTGGGTGAGATTACCTTTGTGACGGCAACTGACGGCAATCACGGCCGGGGTGTGGCCTGGACGGCACGGGTGCTGGGGCAGAAGGCAGTGGTCTACATGCCGAAAGGCTCGTCGCTCACCAGGCTGCAGCATATTCAAAGTGAAGGAGCGGAAGCCTCGATTACCGAGTTGAATTATGATGAGGCAGTTGATATGGCGGCTGAACAGGCCGGCCATAAAGGCTGGGTAGTGGTACAGGACACTGCCTGGGAGGGGTATGAGACTATTCCTGTCTGGATTATGCAGGGTTATGCCCATATTGCGGCCGAAATCCTTGATCAGTTCCGGCAAATGGGGCCGGAAAAGCCCACCCATGTATTTTTACAGGCTGGTGTAGGCTCGTTTGCTGCCGCTATAGCCGGCCATTTTATTGCTGCATTTGGTGCTGAGCGGCCGGTGATGGTGCTGGTCGAGCCTAATCAGGCCGATTGCTTTTACCGTTCGGTCCTGGCGGCGGACGGCCGGAAACGAAGCGTGAGCGGCGACATGGCGACTATTATGGCCGGGCTGGCCTGCGGCAAGCCCAATCCGTTGAGTTGGAGTATCCTCCGGGACTATGGTGACATGTTTTTCTCCTGTCCCGATTGGTTGACGGCCAAGGGTATGCGGGTGTTGGGCAATCCAGTCGGTCAGGATGAGCGGGTGATAGCAGGAGAGTCGGGGGCGGTTGGCGCCGGTTTGCTGGCTGCTCTCCTGGAGCGAAAAGAGCTGTGGGAAGCGAGAATGGCGTTGGGGCTGGATCAGCATTCCCGGGTGCTGTTAATTAGTACCGAAGGCGATACCGATCCGGCTTCCTATCGTAAAATCGTCTGGGACGGGGCGTATCCGTCCTGGCAGGAGGGGGAGAAAACATGCTAA
- a CDS encoding GAF domain-containing protein — translation MMIGLQDIRDTVQKTAEAIADVLKIDVEIADAQLIRVAGTGKYREGRGSVMLDGFVYRHVLETGETVLIKNPGNHELCQPCPRQGNCFEDAEMAAPILVQGEPVGVIGLISFEREQTRLLLDNREWMLQFIVKMAELIAGNLTLPETKLERSLLPLNLNHLEKEAIVKALAEFSGDVRSKEKASKLLGISRATLYRKIKEYELS, via the coding sequence ATGATGATAGGTTTGCAGGATATACGGGATACTGTACAGAAAACAGCGGAAGCTATAGCGGACGTGTTAAAGATTGATGTGGAAATTGCCGATGCCCAGTTGATCCGTGTCGCCGGTACTGGCAAGTACCGGGAGGGACGGGGCAGTGTTATGCTGGACGGCTTTGTATACCGCCATGTGCTGGAGACAGGGGAAACAGTACTGATTAAGAATCCGGGCAATCATGAACTATGCCAACCCTGCCCGCGCCAGGGGAACTGTTTTGAAGATGCGGAAATGGCTGCGCCTATTCTGGTGCAAGGTGAGCCTGTCGGGGTGATCGGATTGATCAGCTTTGAACGGGAACAGACCCGGCTGCTGCTGGATAACCGGGAATGGATGCTGCAATTTATTGTAAAAATGGCCGAGCTGATTGCCGGCAATTTGACCTTGCCGGAAACAAAACTGGAGCGGTCATTATTGCCGCTAAACCTGAACCATCTGGAGAAAGAGGCCATTGTCAAAGCGCTGGCCGAGTTTTCCGGCGATGTCCGGAGCAAGGAAAAGGCCTCCAAATTACTAGGTATTAGCCGGGCGACGCTATACCGCAAAATTAAGGAGTATGAATTATCTTAA